A DNA window from Vigna angularis cultivar LongXiaoDou No.4 chromosome 1, ASM1680809v1, whole genome shotgun sequence contains the following coding sequences:
- the LOC108341997 gene encoding pentatricopeptide repeat-containing protein At2g01860: MYCTFSFPCVYFIPVGRICCNYRRVTLAAHSKRRRPPPKDNRYRPYPKQPPDFGVNLFLKKPSTTSKPTEDDFDINEENDEEEDENIGVVWESDELEAISSLFQGRIPQKPGKLHRERPLPLPAPYKLRPLGLPKPKTQVKLTAPAVVSSRASMAKKVYKSPSFLVGLAREMSRLGPAEDVSKVLGKWVQFLRKGSLSLTIRELGHMGFPERALQTFLWAQNQPHLFPDDWILASTVEVLARNHELRIPFNIDQYTGLASRAVLEAMIKGFIKGGNLRLAWKVLIVARRDKRMLDSSIYAKLILELGKNPDRHRHVLPLLDELGEREELNLSQQDCTAIMKVCVKMEKFEVVESLFSWFKQSSYQPSIVMFTSVIHSRYTEKKYREALAVVWEMESSNCLFNLPAYRAVIKLFVALNDLSRAMRYFSKLKEAGFSPTFGLYKDMLQIYMASGRTAKCIEICKEAEIAGFNLDKYLVIN, from the coding sequence ATGTACTGCACCTTTTCATTTCCCTGTGTTTATTTTATTCCGGTGGGAAGAATTTGTTGCAACTACAGAAGAGTCACTTTAGCAGCACATTCGAAAAGAAGAAGACCACCACCAAAGGATAATCGGTATCGACCATATCCTAAGCAACCTCCAGATTTTGGTGTTAATTTGTTCTTGAAGAAGCCTAGCACCACCTCTAAACCAACTGAGGATGATTTTGATATCAATGAAGAGAATGACGAAGAGGAGGATGAAAATATTGGTGTTGTTTGGGAATCAGATGAGCTTGAAGCCATCTCATCACTTTTCCAAGGTAGAATTCCGCAAAAGCCTGGAAAATTACATCGAGAAAGGCCTCTTCCTCTCCCAGCTCCCTACAAGCTCCGACCTTTGGGGCTACCCAAACcaaaaacacaagtaaaattGACAGCTCCAGCTGTAGTTTCTTCACGGGCTTCTATGGCTAAGAAAGTGTACAAAAGCCCGAGTTTCCTAGTTGGACTGGCAAGAGAAATGAGTAGACTTGGTCCAGCTGAAGATGTATCTAAAGTTCTTGGGAAGTGGGTGCAGTTCCTGAGAAAAGGGTCGTTGTCATTGACAATAAGGGAATTAGGTCATATGGGATTCCCTGAGAGAGCTCTGCAGACATTCTTATGGGCACAAAATCAACCACATCTCTTCCCGGATGATTGGATTCTGGCCTCAACTGTTGAGGTCTTGGCTAGGAACCATGAGTTAAGAATTCCGTTCAACATTGACCAGTATACTGGTCTGGCAAGTCGTGCGGTATTGGAGGCAATGATCAAGGGTTTTATAAAGGGTGGGAACCTTAGACTTGCGTGGAAGGTTCTAATAGTTGCCAGAAGGGATAAAAGAATGTTGGATTCTAGCATTTATGCTAAGTTAATATTAGAACTTGGAAAGAACCCTGACAGACACAGGCATGTGTTGCCCTTGTTGGATGAACTTGGAGAACGAGAAGAATTGAATTTAAGCCAGCAAGATTGTACTGCTATAATGAAAGTATGTGTTAAGATGGAGAAATTTGAAGTAGTTGAGAGCCTGTTTAGTTGGTTCAAGCAGTCTAGCTATCAACCAAGCATAGTTATGTTCACTTCTGTTATTCACAGCCGTTACACAGAGAAGAAATACAGAGAGGCATTGGCTGTAGTTTGGGAGATGGAGTCTTCTAATTGCCTTTTTAACCTTCCTGCTTATCGTGCGGTAATAAAACTGTTTGTTGCTCTGAATGATCTATCTAGGGCCATGagatatttttcaaaacttaaagaGGCTGGATTTTCTCCCACTTTTGGCTTATACAAGGACATGCTTCAAATTTACATGGCCTCTGGGAGGACTGCGAAGTGCATAGAGATCTGCAAGGAGGCTGAGATAGCTGGTTTCAATCTAGATAAATATCTggtgataaattaa
- the LOC108342044 gene encoding uncharacterized protein LOC108342044: MWYGEFVREMGLNCGGVVVRFGLWVAALSIAGYIVGPPLYWHLVELLNHSSSSSCTPCVCDCSSQPIISIPQSLSNSSFEDCAKHDPKVDGDTENNVAELLSEELNLRETEALKNQRRADMGLLESKKIASQYQKEADKCNSGMETCEEAREKAEMALVAQKNLSALWELRARHKGWQEGLAKSNSRSKGKLHSA; the protein is encoded by the exons ATGTGGTATGGTGAGTTTGTGAGAGAGATGGGTTTGAATTGTGGCGGCGTTGTGGTGAGGTTTGGTTTGTGGGTGGCGGCGCTGTCCATTGCGGGCTACATAGTGGGTCCTCCTCTCTACTGGCACCTCGTCGAACTCCTCaaccattcttcttcttcttcttgcactCCCTGTGTCTGTGATTGTTCTTCCCAACCCATCATTTCCATTCCCCAAT CGCTCAGCAACTCTTCATTTGAAG ATTGTGCAAAGCACGATCCAAAGGTGGATGGAGACACCGAAAACAATGTTGCAGAGCTACTGTCAGAAGAACTAAATCTCCGGGAAACTGAAGCTTTGAAAAATCAGCGTCGTGCTGACATGGGTCTGCTGGAATCTAAGAAGATTGCATCTCAGTATCAAAAAGAAGCAGACAAGTGTAATTCAGGAATGGAGACATGTGAGGAAGCCAGGGAAAAGGCTGAGATGGCCTTAGTGGCTCAGAAGAACCTCTCTGCATTATGGGAACTGAGAGCTCGTCACAAAGGATGGCAAGAAGGGCTTGCCAAATCTAATTCTCGCTCTAAAGGGAAACTGCACTCTGCTTAG
- the LOC108341377 gene encoding probable inactive linolenate hydroperoxide lyase, translating into MVSVFIIYETLRMNPPVPLQFGRARKDFRLTSHDSVYDVKKGELLCGFQKLVMRDSLIFDEPDLFKPDRFTKEKGAQLLDYLYWSNGPQSGSPTLSNKQCAGKDVVALTAALLVAHLFRRYDSITGDSSSITALQKSK; encoded by the coding sequence ATGGTGAGTGTATTCATTATCTACGAAACGCTGCGTATGAACCCTCCGGTTCCGCTGCAGTTCGGTCGCGCTCGGAAGGACTTCCGTTTGACTTCTCACGACTCCGTTTACGACGTGAAGAAGGGGGAGTTGCTATGCGGCTTCCAGAAGCTCGTAATGAGAGACTCTCTCATCTTCGACGAACCGGACCTCTTTAAGCCGGACCGGTTCACGAAGGAAAAAGGGGCCCAGTTGCTGGACTATTTGTATTGGTCCAATGGGCCTCAAAGTGGGTCACCCACTCTGTCCAATAAACAATGCGCCGGCAAGGACGTTGTCGCCCTCACTGCGGCCTTGCTTGTGGCTCACCTGTTTCGCAGGTATGATTCCATCACCGGCGATAGCAGTTCCATCACTGCCCTTCAAAAGTCTAAGTGA